CGAGTTCCTGGGACAGGTCGCGCACGAGCCTCTTGAAACGCCCGAAGGTCGTCCCTATGGGAAGCATCCTGATGTTGAGGGTGTTGTCCCTCAGGTCGCCCGTCAGGCGCTCCACTTCTTCAGCTATGGAGACGAGTTCGGGGTCGCTGAAGCGCGAGGCCATCTGGCTCAAGCGGGCCTGGACGGTCACCAGCTCTCCCACGAGGTTGACGAGGGTGTCAAGCTTATCTGCGGTTACGCGGATGCTCGATGTCGTCTCCTGATCCCGTTTTGCCGCCTTCTTCACCTTCCTGAGATGCTCCTGCTCCACGAGGGCCGATTCCACCTTCTCCTTCGAGACAAGGCCCTTCTCGACGAGGATCTCGCCAATCTTCTTCTTCCCCGAGAGGGTCCTCTCAAGCTCCTCGCCGTCAATGTCGCGTCTCTCGACGAGTATTTCCCCGAGCCTCTTCGTTCCCTCCTCCTCTATCAGGGAGGAGTCCTCGCTGTCTATCATGGATATGTCGATGGTGCTCGCCTCGTCGATGAAGATGAATACGTCTTTTATGGCGTCCACACCCCTGTCCGTGGTGACGATGATATCCCAGGAGACGTAGCATCTCTCGGGGTCGATGTCCTCAAGGGAAGGTATCATGTCGAGGTTTGCGAACATCCTGCACTCCCCGAGGAAGTGGAGTTCGTTGAGGAGGAGAAGGGGGTTCGTCCCCGTCACGAATATGTCTACGGAGGGAACGAAACGTATCCGGAATGTGCATTCCGGCCGGTTTGTTGGGGGTAACGACGAAGCCTCCCGTGTTTCTACATCAGTCGGGTTTTGGGGAGGGCCTTCTTTCTGTTCCTTCGCAACGGCGTGGAAGGAGTCGATGAGGATCTGTGCGTCCTCGGGCGGGGAGGCTTCGTCGGTGGGGGCTTGTATCATGAGGCGAATGAGGTCCTTCGCCCTGAGGGTAAGGCTTATGAGTTCTTCGGTGACGGTGAGTCTGCCCTCACGAACATCGTCGAAAACGGTTTCTATGGTGTGGGTGAAACGGGCCACGTCGTCGAAGCCGAACATGGCGCCCGAACCCTTTATCGTGTGGAGGGCGCGAAAGACCCTGCCTATGAGTTCTGAGTCAAGGGGGTCCTCCTCGAGCTCCAGAAGTGCCGCCTCGAGGTCGGAGAGAAGCTCGAAAGCCTCCTCGATGAATGTCTGCCTGTGGTTGTCCATCATTTCACCTTGCCTTCCTTCTTCTGCCAGAGACAGGTCTCTCCGGAGCACCCTTCCGCGCGGAGGAACCCTCCCGCTGAGATCACCCGCGAGACCGCGGGGGAGAGATCACCGACCTTAAGAGACCGGGATGCGGCAAGCGATGTCCTGTGGGCTGCGCATAGAAGCTGGAAAAGAGACACGTCGCAGTCGGTGACGTAGGCGAGGTCGATGGTGAGATTCCCGACCCCCAGCTCCCGGGCAAGGACACCCTTGAGTTCAACCGCACTCTGGACTGTCACATCGCCGTGGAGAGAGAGGACCGTGCCATGTTCTGATTCTTCTACCCTGCTGTCCATTCTTCATTCTCCTGTAAGTGAACTCAATGTATATATCTCCTTTGTCGCCCCGTCACGAAGGTCGAATATGCCCCGTTGTCTGATTCTCGTGTAGGATAATGCCGAAACACATGTAGGATACGTCCTACACCCAGAATTATTTGTCATAAGGCTCCCAAATCTTGTAAGATTCTATATACAGGCGACAGGTCACCTTATCGGTCTCTTGATGGATGGAGAAAATGATGGAACAGGAATTCCTGAAGACACTGGAGCACTTCGGCCAGCATCACATCCTCGAACACTATCGGGCGCTATCCTCTCACCAGAGGGAAGGCTTCCTGGCTGCGAATGCCAGCCTGGACCTCCGCCTGGTGTTCAACCTTTACAAAAAGTTCAGCCAGGCCGACGACTCCGGGCAGGCCTCCGGTGTTATCAGACCCCCCGGCGTTGTCTGCATACCACGAGACCACCGCGAGAACGATGACGCTCTTAAGGCGCGATCCGTTGGTGAATCCCTGCTCCGGCGCCAGAAGGTGGCCGTTCTCATCGTGGCCGGCGGCCAGGGCTCGCGGCTCGGCTTCGAGGGCCCCAAGGGCACCCTCCCACTCTCGCCGATCAAGGGGAAGACGCTTTTCCACCTTTTCGCCGAGCAGGTAAAAGCCCTCAGCGTGCGATTTGGCGTCACCATACCTCTTCTCATCATGACAAGCGGCGACAATCATGAGGACACGACAAAGTTCTTCCATGGGAACCGCTATTTCGGTCTGGATCCCGACACGGTCCATTTCTTCTCCCAGGAGGTTCTCCCGGCCCTCTCCCCCGAAGGCGGCCTCATCCTTCGCGATATGGTTCACTTCTATACGAGTCCCAATGGCCACGGAGGTTCGCTGAAGGCGCTTTCCGACAGCGGTCTCCTGGCAAAACTGATAGAGGCGGGCTACGAACACCTCTTCTACTGCCAGGTTGACAATCCTCTCGTCAGGATAGCCGACCCTGTCTTTCTCGGGCACCATTCGCTGGCCCTTTCCCAGGCATCGACAAAGGTCGTGCGTCGAAGGAGCGTGGATGAAAAGGTGGGCGTGTACCTCAGTCTCAATGGAAAAGACACCGTCATCGAATACAGCGACCTCGACGAGAGCTATATGAAGGCCCTTGATGAGAGGGGCGAAGTGCTCTACTGGGCCGGCAATACGGCCATCCACATCTTTTCCCTTTCATTTATCAGGGACATCAACAGCGACGGTTTCGCCCTGCCCTATCATCGCGCAAGGAAATCCGCCTACGTGGTTTCCGCCGACTGGGAGCCCGCAAGCATCGATGTATGGAAGTTCGAGACCTTCGTCTTTGATGCCATACCGCTGGCCGAAGGGACCTGCTGCATGGAGGTGGCGCGGGAGGAGGAATTCGCGCCCGTGAAGAACAAGGAGGGTTCCGATTCGCCCGAGACCGCCCGACGGGCGCTCATGGACCTGCACCGGAGCTGGCTGAAGAAGACAGGCTCCGAGGTCCCGCCGGACGCAAAGGTAGAGATAAGCCCCCTCTTCGCCACCGATCCGGATGACCTCGCCAACAGGCTCCGCGACAAAAGCATAACCCTTTCCGCCGAAATGTATATCGAGTAAAGACGGTGTCTTTTCTTTATTCCCCCTTTCCCACCCGGTGCATCTTCATAAAATTCGTCTTGCTCCGCGTCGCGATGGGATGACCCGCCACGAGTACGATGACATCACCCTCTCTTGCCAGTTCCTTTTCCACGAGGAATCGGTCCGTAGTTTCGATCATCCTGTCAGTATTCGTCAGCTTCCTCACCTCGTAGGGGATGACCCCCCGATAGAGGCTCATTCGCCTTACCACCGATTCATCCGGCGACAGCGCAATGATGGGCATTGTGGGTCTGAACTTGGAAATGAGCCTTGCCGTGAAACCCGTCATGGTGAAGGCCACGATGCACCTTGCCCCCATCTCTTCGGCTGCGCGCGAGGCCGCCTCGGCGACAGCCTCGGCGAATTCGAAGGACGAGTCCTCCCGGGGCGGGACATAGGGCATCTTCGGGGCCTTCGTCAAACGCCCTTCAGTGAAGCTGATGATCCTGTCCATGACCTCCACGGCGTCAAAGGGGTATTTACCCGCCGACGTTTCCGCCGAGAGCATGAGTGCATCCGTCCCGTCAAGCACGGCATTGGCGACATCCGTTGTCTCCGCCCTCGTGGGACGTGAGTGCCCGGTCATGGATTCCAGCATCTGCGTTGCTGTTATAACGATCTTTCTCGCCTCGTTTGCCGATCTGATGAGGAGCTTCTGGA
The sequence above is a segment of the Syntrophorhabdaceae bacterium genome. Coding sequences within it:
- a CDS encoding UTP--glucose-1-phosphate uridylyltransferase, coding for MMEQEFLKTLEHFGQHHILEHYRALSSHQREGFLAANASLDLRLVFNLYKKFSQADDSGQASGVIRPPGVVCIPRDHRENDDALKARSVGESLLRRQKVAVLIVAGGQGSRLGFEGPKGTLPLSPIKGKTLFHLFAEQVKALSVRFGVTIPLLIMTSGDNHEDTTKFFHGNRYFGLDPDTVHFFSQEVLPALSPEGGLILRDMVHFYTSPNGHGGSLKALSDSGLLAKLIEAGYEHLFYCQVDNPLVRIADPVFLGHHSLALSQASTKVVRRRSVDEKVGVYLSLNGKDTVIEYSDLDESYMKALDERGEVLYWAGNTAIHIFSLSFIRDINSDGFALPYHRARKSAYVVSADWEPASIDVWKFETFVFDAIPLAEGTCCMEVAREEEFAPVKNKEGSDSPETARRALMDLHRSWLKKTGSEVPPDAKVEISPLFATDPDDLANRLRDKSITLSAEMYIE
- a CDS encoding STAS domain-containing protein, encoding MDSRVEESEHGTVLSLHGDVTVQSAVELKGVLARELGVGNLTIDLAYVTDCDVSLFQLLCAAHRTSLAASRSLKVGDLSPAVSRVISAGGFLRAEGCSGETCLWQKKEGKVK
- a CDS encoding chemotaxis protein CheA — protein: MMDNHRQTFIEEAFELLSDLEAALLELEEDPLDSELIGRVFRALHTIKGSGAMFGFDDVARFTHTIETVFDDVREGRLTVTEELISLTLRAKDLIRLMIQAPTDEASPPEDAQILIDSFHAVAKEQKEGPPQNPTDVETREASSLPPTNRPECTFRIRFVPSVDIFVTGTNPLLLLNELHFLGECRMFANLDMIPSLEDIDPERCYVSWDIIVTTDRGVDAIKDVFIFIDEASTIDISMIDSEDSSLIEEEGTKRLGEILVERRDIDGEELERTLSGKKKIGEILVEKGLVSKEKVESALVEQEHLRKVKKAAKRDQETTSSIRVTADKLDTLVNLVGELVTVQARLSQMASRFSDPELVSIAEEVERLTGDLRDNTLNIRMLPIGTTFGRFKRLVRDLSQELGREVEMTTEGAETELDKTVIERLNDPLVHLIRNSIDHGIESPDVRESLGKPRAGLLHIAARHSGAYVLIEITDDGAGIDRDAIRRKAVDKGLISPDVELQDKEAFSLVFAPGFSTSGAVTSVSGRGVGMDVVKRTIDNLRGSVEISSRKGEGTTVTLKLPLTLAIIEGLLVEIDQQFFILPLTIVQECVELSRSDVEMSHGRDIANIRGEIVPYIRLRESFAIEGTRPDIEQIVITEVERNRIGLVVDNVIGEHQTVIKSLGKAYRDIEGVSGATILGDGTVALIMDVARLTDAACVGAGFGMAS